From Nerophis lumbriciformis linkage group LG09, RoL_Nlum_v2.1, whole genome shotgun sequence, one genomic window encodes:
- the ndufa2 gene encoding NADH dehydrogenase [ubiquinone] 1 alpha subcomplex subunit 2, producing MAAAVVRSVGSSLGKNLRELRIHLCQTSAASKGTRDFVEQHYVDLKRANPDFPIMVRECSGVEARLWARYDFGKERSLSVDNMSADQVAQNLHALLQ from the exons ATGGCAGCCGCCGTAGTACGAAGTGTCGGCTCCTCTTTGGGTAAAAACCTCCGAGAACTCCGAATCCACCTCTGCCAGACGTCTGCTGCCAGCAAGGGGACCAG AGATTTTGTGGAGCAGCATTATGTGGACCTGAAGCGAGCCAACCCAGACTTCCCCATCATGGTTCGAGAATGTTCCGGAGTGGAGGCCCGACTGTGGGCTCGCTACG ACTTTGGGAAGGAGCGCAGCCTCTCTGTTGACAACATGTCTGCTGATCAGGTGGCCCAAAATCTGCACGCATTACTTCAATAA